The following proteins come from a genomic window of Aspergillus luchuensis IFO 4308 DNA, chromosome 3, nearly complete sequence:
- a CDS encoding putative serine/threonine protein kinase (COG:T;~EggNog:ENOG410PHC9;~InterPro:IPR000719,IPR011009,IPR008271;~PFAM:PF07714,PF00069;~go_function: GO:0004672 - protein kinase activity [Evidence IEA];~go_function: GO:0005524 - ATP binding [Evidence IEA];~go_process: GO:0006468 - protein phosphorylation [Evidence IEA]), with the protein MSYQSQAAPHLPIPVYNPMAAINAPAGTFLPGTKVQVGSHRVVVEKYLSEGGFAHVYVVRLPQPVDGSDRAVLKRVAVPDKAALANMRTEVETMKKLKGHRHIVTYIDSHASQLQGGGYEVFLLMEFCAGGGLIDFMNTRLQNRLTEPEIIKIFSDVAEGVACMHYLKPPLLHRDLKVENVLISRHGGSTIYKLCDFGSTAPPRPAATSAAEGRLIEDDVQRHTTLQYRSPEMIDVYRKQPIDEKSDIWALGVLLYKLCYYTTPFEEVGQMAILNASYKFPSYPPFSDRLKMLIAWMLKEHPQKRPNIFEVVREICHMQGKDVPIRDIYANRSTSEARRYQELPPSPTETPQVGAVFSPPMQETQIIPEIAPMRRGRPTRPTPSQHNSAKPSPSPFRGGGDPFSVLDAGNRQRESADEFSNRFPSLDQFQILHEKGGKFDFEPTVSEKTEDDDLAQRLTNALADDAFAKHPAAENDPLPKTTSEPTIQRRPQPAPIKTKSSEVIETYREEARPQVPLYQPVPQKPAMVSTGTMTSPPATPGVPNSKPSSRPIFKFPSSDHQRRPSSQPWPTEADKKAARQSKAPSPTSSSFPNPRVSNDRISDLSASPRPSLDGLRPTNLDVEEPARSRSANSRSRPVSVHASARFELPRGSESARSSLDLPRSPYEGGAPLQHARTETDQPYDRNISSDVDYLRAREEESSRKREKRYSGTSKHTKRSSLSTLSLSGTKTLFAGRFGDAFRRFEHSNQESKAQSPVAEEFPKPVLPSAEVTAEPASDLIEMDSEDISPEMRRELERRRLSQEEKRVAKAAEEYRRRVAEGGAGGFKGGDGPRSQAIQSKVQSLLSESNRPPVPPKTATGYGRYTDESSAALQAKPTEARPDTRGSRVSGTTTSSMQERYESRGLPRQETASTGYAASQRTGSSRPALPPKPKGLRVGGIETRTESQPASPTVSSATTAGDDWEANFSRRFPSLSGLEMETEIEMARVPLRTREI; encoded by the exons ATGTCCTACCAGTCCCAGGCGGCTCCGCATCTCCCGATCCCCGTCTACAACCCCATGGCCGCCATTAATGCCCCCGCCGGCACCTTTCTGCCCGGAACCAAGGTCCAAGTGGGCAGCCATCGGGTCGTGGTCGAGAAATACCTCTCCGAGGGCGGTTTCGCCCATGTCTACGTCGTGCGCCTGCCTCAACCCGTCGATGGCTCCGATCGTGCAGTGCTGAAGCGCGTGGCCGTCCCCGACAAGGCGGCCCTGGCCAACATGCGCACGGAGGTCGAAacgatgaagaagctcaagggaCACCGCCATATCGTCACCTACATTGACTCCCATGCGTCACAACTGCAGGGCGGCGGATACGaggtcttcctcctcatggAGTTCTGCGCCGGCGGCGGACTGATCGACTTCATGAACACGCGCTTGCAGAACCGGTTGACCGAGCCGGAGATTATCAAGATCTTCTCGGACGTGGCCGAGGGTGTCGCATGCATGCACTACCTCAAGCCTCCGCTGTTGCACCGGGATCTCAAAGTCGAGAATGTGCTGATCTCCCGTCACGGAGGCTCCACGATTTACAAGCTGTGCGACTTTGGGTCTACTGCGCCGCCGCGCCCCGCGGCCACTTCGGCGGCGGAAGGCCGGCTGATTGAGGATGACGTGCAGCGCCATACGACGCTGCAGTACCGCAGTCCGGAGATGATCGACGTCTATCGGAAGCAGCCGATTGATGAGAAGAGCGACATCTGGGCGTTGGGAGTCCTCCTATATAAATTGTGCTACTACACGACTCCGTTTGAGGAGGTGGGGCAGATGGCCATTTTGAATGCAAGCTACAAATTCCCAAGCTACCCACCCTTCTCCGACCGCTTGAAGATGCTGATTG CCTGGATGTTGAAAGAACACCCGCAAAAGCGTCCGAATATTTTTGAAGTGGTGCGCGAGATCTGCCACATGCAAGGCAAAGACGTGCCGATCCGAGAC ATTTACGCCAATCGCTCGACGTCGGAAGCCCGCCGTTACCAGGAGCTGCCGCCATCCCCCACAGAAACGCCGCAAGTGGGCGCCGTCTTTTCTCCCCCAATGCAAGAAACGCAGATCATCCCCGAGATTGCCCCCATGCGACGAGGCCGCCCGACCAGACCAACCCCGTCGCAGCACAACTCGGCCAAGCCGAGTCCGTCGCCATTTCGCGGAGGTGGCGATCCATTTTCCGTCTTGGATGCTGGAAACCGACAGCGAGAGTCCGCGGATGAGTTCTCGAACCGGTTCCCGTCGCTGGATCAGTTCCAGATCCTGCACGAAAAAGGGGGCAAATTCGATTTTGAACCCACCGTGTCCGAGAAAACGGAAGATGACGATTTGGCTCAACGACTTACCAATGCTCTGGCAGATGATGCGTTTGCCAAACACCCCGCGGCAGAAAATGACCCTCTTCCCAAGACAACTTCGGAGCCGACCATTCAACGTCGTCCCCAGCCGGCTCCGATCAAGACCAAGTCGTCCGAGGTGATCGAGACCTACCGCGAGGAGGCCCGGCCTCAGGTTCCCTTGTACCAGCCTGTGCCGCAGAAACCCGCCATGGTCTCGACTGGTACTATGACCTCTCCGCCGGCGACGCCTGGCGTGCCGAACTCCAAGCCATCCAGCCGGCCCATCTTCAAGTTCCCGTCCAGCGACCATCAGCGTCGGCCATCCAGCCAACCGTGGCCGACAGAGGCGGACAAGAAAGCAGCCCGGCAAAGCAAAGCTCCGTCACCCACCTCTTCGTCCTTCCCCAACCCGCGAGTCTCGAACGACCGCATCTCCGATCTGTCTGCTTCACCACGGCCGTCGCTTGACGGACTCCGACCTACCAatctggatgtggaggagcCTGCTCGATCTCGGTCAGCCAACAGCCGCTCCCGGCCTGTTTCTGTCCACGCTAGCGCACGTTTCGAGTTGCCTCGCGGGTCAGAGAGCGCGCGCTCCTCCCTTGACCTGCCCCGCAGCCCGTATGAAGGCGGCGCACCGCTGCAACACGCGCGCACCGAAACGGACCAGCCGTACGACCGCAACATCTCGTCGGACGTGGACTATCTGCGCGCACGCGAAGAGGAGAGCAGCCGGAAGCGCGAGAAGCGGTACAGCGGCACGTCCAAGCACACAAAACGATCGAGCTTGTCGACGCTGTCTCTGTCGGGCACAAAGACGCTGTTTGCGGGGCGATTTGGCGATGCGTTCCGGCGGTTCGAACATAGTAACCAAGAAAGCAAGGCGCAGTCTCCTGTGGCGGAAGAGTTCCCCAAACCCGTGCTGCCTTCAGCGGAGGTGACGGCAGAGCCTGCCAGCGACCTGATCGAGATGGACAGTGAGGACATTTCGCCGGAGATGCGGCGGGAGCtggagcggcggcggctctcccaggaggagaagcgtgTAGCcaaggcggcggaggagtacCGTCGGCGGGTGGCGGAGGGTGGAGCGGGCGGCTTCAAGGGCGGCGACGGGCCCCGGTCGCAGGCGATCCAGAGCAAGGTGCAGTCGCTGCTGAGCGAGTCGAACCGGCCACCGGTTCCGCCCAAGACGGCGACAGGCTACGGGCGATACACGGACGAGTCAAGCGCCGCTTTGCAGGCAAAGCCCACGGAGGCGCGTCCGGACACGCGGGGATCCCGGGTCAGCGGCACAACAACGTCATCGATGCAGGAGCGATACGAATCGCGCGGACTGCCCCGACAGGAGACGGCATCGACGGGATATGCGGCCTCTCAGCGCACCGGGTCGTCGCGACCGGCCCTGCCACCCAAGCCCAAGGGGCTCCGGGTGGGGGGTATTGAGACGCGGACGGAGAGCCAGCCGGCTAGTCCGACGGTGAGCTCGGCCACGACGGCAGGCGATGACTGGGAAGCCAACTTTAGTCGGCGATTTCCAAGCTTATCGGGGTTAGAGATGGAGACGGAGATCGAAATGGCGCGGGTGCCGCTGCGGACGCGCGAGATATAG
- the nut2 gene encoding mediator complex subunit NUT2 (BUSCO:EOG09264V30;~COG:K;~EggNog:ENOG410PNX9;~InterPro:IPR019145;~PFAM:PF09748;~go_component: GO:0016592 - mediator complex [Evidence IEA];~go_function: GO:0003712 - transcription coregulator activity [Evidence IEA];~go_process: GO:0006357 - regulation of transcription by RNA polymerase II [Evidence IEA]): protein MAPIPLSTVDTDLKDVIQHLFEIQSAVHGYLGPETQQELVRKIKNLTLALSTLSTHTSDNHPDAQSQSPGNSNDPPIHSIQLPPEIIDYVDAARNPDIYTREFVELIQRGNQDLKGKKEAFGSFRDVLAREMRGAMPEVRGEVDRVVASFGGDGNGNNNGDGRG from the exons ATGGCTCCCATTCCCCTCAGCACGGTCGACA CCGACCTGAAAGACGTAATCCAACACCTGTTCGAAATCCAATCCGCTGTCCACGGCTACCTCGGTCCCGAAACCCAACAAGAGCTCGTTCGCAAAAT AAAAAACCTCACTCTCGCGCTCTCCACACTCAGCACACACACCTCCGATAATCACCCCGACGCACAATCCCAATCACCCGGAAACAGCAACGACCCTCCCATCCACAGCATCCAACTTCCCCCGGAGATCATCGATTACGTAGATGCAGCAAGGAATCCGGATATCTACACGAGAGAATTTGTCGAGTTGATCCAGCGCGGGAATCAGGATctgaaggggaagaaagaggcgTTTGGGAGTTTTCGGGATGTGTtggcgagggagatgaggggggCGATGCCGGAGGTTAGGGGGGAGGTGGATAGAGTGGTTGCTTcatttggtggtgatgggaatgggaataaTAATGGGGATGGCAGGGGGTGA
- a CDS encoding uncharacterized protein (COG:S;~EggNog:ENOG410PHZM;~TransMembrane:7 (o26-50i57-81o87-109i121-145o165-184i205-225o237-257i)), giving the protein MITGPTASPGNGVVGPYSGNSLALRIVIATMAALSWYNAIELVILVFVTFSQFRGPYFWSLLISALGLIPYSAGFLLKYFALTSATALSITLITIGWYAMVTGQSVVLYSRLHLVLPNPKVLRHVLTMIIVDAFLLHIPTSVLTYCSNLSSHPAIFISGYNIMEKIQMTGFCLQEFILSVLYIWETIRMLRLDPDRGKRKIMYQLVAINLIIIALDLGLLVIEYRDLYILETMIKPVIYSVKLKLEFAVLGKLVLLVRSAHNLTWKPDSPLYAAASPVTIPPQIPCRNGDIINGNFNNNSDLPDFVDATRVPSDLNHAAAGAAPRRRPPPRMDSEELSIAMFEHSESGGAGTDNILKSGIGRDRSLDRDHGHSLDLPPTGHSNGSQSWSGETQTNNSATERELSPLDFTKPFGRQDSRSSF; this is encoded by the coding sequence ATGATCACCGGCCCTACCGCCTCCCCCGGCAATGGCGTGGTTGGGCCCTACTCAGGCAACAGCCTGGCCCTGCGCATCGTCATCGCTACCATGGCCGCTCTATCCTGGTATAACGCCATCGAACTGGTTATTCTCGTCTTTGTGACCTTTTCCCAGTTTCGCGGTCCCTACTTCTGGTCTCTTCTGATCTCCGCTCTCGGTCTGATTCCCTACTCGGCCGGCTTTCTGCTCAAATACTTCGCTCTCACGTCCGCTACCGCCCTCtccatcaccctcatcaccatcggcTGGTACGCCATGGTGACCGGCCAATCCGTGGTGCTCTACTCGCGCCTGCATCTCgtcctccccaaccccaaagtCCTCCGCCACGTCCTCACCATGATCATCGTGGACGCCTTCCTCCTACACATCCCCACCTCCGTGCTCACCTACTgctccaacctctcctcccacccagccatcttcatctccggcTACAACATCATGGAAAAGATCCAAATGACCGGCTTCTGTCTGCAAGAattcatcctctccgtcctctACATCTGGGAAACCATCCGCATGCTCCGCCTCGATCCCGACCGCGGCAAACGCAAAATTATGTACCAGCTCGTCGCCATCAACCTGATCATCATCGCTCTGGATTTGGGACTTCTCGTCATCGAATACCGCGACCTCTACATCCTCGAAACCATGATCAAACCCGTCATCTACAGCGTCAAACTCAAACTCGAATTCGCCGTCCTCGGTAAACTCGTCCTTCTTGTCCGCAGCGCTCACAACCTTACCTGGAAGCCGGATTCACCGCTGTATGCTGCCGCCTCGCCTGTCACTATCCCGCCGCAGATCCCGTGCCGCAACGGCGACATCATTAACGGCAATTTCAACAATAACAGTGACTTGCCCGACTTCGTCGATGCCACGCGCGTCCCCTCAGATCTCAACCACGCCGCGGCCGGCGCCGCACCCCGTCGACGGCCCCCGCCCCGCATGGACTCGGAGGAactctccatcgccatgttCGAGCACTCCGAGAGCGGTGGTGCGGGGACGGACAATATCCTGAAAAGTGGGATTGGTCGAGATCGAAGTTTAGACCGAGATCATGGCCATAGTCTGGATCTCCCGCCCACGGGACACTCAAATGGCTCGCAATCGTGGAGTGGGGAGACGCAGACAAATAACTCCGCCACGGAGCGGGAATTAAGTCCGTTGGACTTTACCAAGCCGTTCGGAAGGCAGGATAGTAGGAGTAGTTTCTAA
- a CDS encoding HET domain-containing protein (COG:S;~EggNog:ENOG410PPIV;~InterPro:IPR010730;~PFAM:PF06985), protein MDGTGDVSQPVVNEKTGTCSLCSCLERFQYWESDENYLTRYSHPNVLLKAQHSIFHERCPGCDDSPNDMLCSFCRHLRPRHLNHYINQSRIDLDLNFGTFRGIQQRSGNCVFCSMVIQEGYLKGCNEHSILIMRIDSAHPYKDIHLEFGFRQKGFTWVGAKRIGGIFDITKQTIWQQPMVDWSSVRIWLETCDREHGGSCHNGPLNSPPHEFRLIDTERGCVVMAPPSCRYATLSYVWGSTTDEYALATKSTIKMLEEEGYLFRNPIPATIKDSIRACIELKIRYLWVDRLCIVQDDTTVKVSQINAMGDIYSHSYLTLVDSEGVTMDHGLPGVSQARASQNIYKKSKWRSRGWTFQEAMLSTRMLFFTDAGVLFECSQTSQEDRFALLKSKTLRFTPATAYKDLVHEISFRSFTINSDVLRAFSGIMHWKYGTEHYFGLPYCEFVSGMLWLPYGSSAHETPVARRTGTGNIFPTWSWSSVMGCIDIYSWEDTHTSLLGVWGIPSSRTNETVHIIWPHNQQLSRDEEDGWVRELGIALAWKEGCFPRPLPSMLNVSTTWKEYRALLRSGWASFDKLNEEALGLAYLQGKEDIETIFSSSYMERANQPGALLGHTQSLEARMIQVGDKEPSSFNGALYLQVNLHSMRDDRVDLWIHSHPAHRKFLDHDYSTDHDTKLNVLALSMSHRYYFHREDESRDKQGLWYDSEGSVLGTSGGIDFIFLVDVLIVETRDGLSRRVTTGMVELHDWISASPEFRNFILV, encoded by the exons ATGGACGGGACTGGGGATGTGAGCCAGCCTGTTGTGAATGAAAAGACTGGAACGTGTTCCTTGTGTTCGTGTCTTGAACGTTTTCAGTATTGGGAGTCCGATGAGAATTATTTAACAAGGTATTCACATCCAAATGTTTTGTTAAAGGCTCAACATTCTATTTTCCATGAGCGGTGCCCAGGTTGTGATGATAGTCCCAATGATATGCTCTGCAGTTTTTGCAGGCATCTTAGGCCGCGGCATTTGAATCATTACATCAATCAAAGCAGAATAGATCTTGACCTGAACTTTGGGACGTTTCGAGGCATACAGCAGCGGTCTGGCAATTGTGTATTTTGCAGCATGGTTATCCAAGAAGGGTACTTGAAGGGTTGCAACGAGCATTCGATTTTGATTATGCGAATTGATTCTGCACATCCATACAAGGATATACACTTGGAGTTCGGCTTTCGCCAAAAAG GTTTTACATGGGTTGGAGCTAAGCGCATTGGTGGTATTTTTGACATCACCAAACAGACAATATGGCAGCAGCCGATGGTAGACTGGAGCTCAGTCCGCATCTGGCTAGAAACTTGCGACAGAGAGCATGGGGGCTCATGCCACAATGGACCCCTAAACTCACCGCCACACGAATTCCGACTTATTGACACGGAAAGAGGATGCGTAGTAATGGCTCCTCCTTCCTGCAGATATGCTACCCTGAGCTACGTGTGGGGTAGCACTACTGATGAATATGCATTGGCAACAAAAAGCACCATCAAgatgctggaggaagagggttaCCTGTTCAGAAACCCTATACCGGCGACCATTAAGGATAGCATCCGTGCATGCATTGAATTGAAGATACGGTACCTCTGGGTCGACAGACTGTGCATTGTGCAAGATGACACTACTGTGAAAGTCTCACAGATCAATGCCATGGGCGACATATATAGCCATTCTTATCTCACCTTAGTGGATTCAGAAGGCGTCACCATGGATCATGGTCTCCCCGGGGTTTCGCAAGCAAGAGCAAgccagaatatttataag AAATCAAAATGGAGATCCCGAGGCTGGACGTTCCAGGAGGCAATGCTATCGACAAGGATGTTGTTCTTTACAGATGCAGGTGTATTGTTCGAGTGCTCCCAAACTTCTCAGGAAGATAGATTTGCACTATTGAAGTCAAAGACTTTACGCTTCACACCGGCCACAGCATACAAGGATCTTGTGCACGAAATTTCATTTAGATCTTTTACTATCAATTCTGATGTCCTCAGGGCCTTTTCTGGCATTATGCATTGGAAATATGGGACGGAGCATTACTTTGGCCTACCGTACTGTGAATTTGTGAGCGGTATGCTCTGGCTTCCCTATGGATCATCTGCTCACGAAACACCTGTGGCCAGGCGTACAGGAACAGGGAATATTTTCCCCACCTGGTCGTGGTCTTCTGTAATGGGGTGCATTGACATTTATTCTTGGGAAGACACCCATACATCATTACTGGGTGTGTGGGGTATCCCATCTTCCAGGACTAACGAAACGGTGCACATCATTTGGCCTCATAATCAACAACTGTCacgggacgaggaggacggcTGGGTTCGAGAACTTGGTATCGCATTGGCGTGGAAGGAAGGTTGCTTTCCAAGGCCATTACCGTCGATGCTGAATGTCAGCACCACCTGGAAAGAGTATCGGGCCCTTCTCAGATCCGGATGGGCATCATTCGATAAGCTTAACGAGGAGGCGCTTGGGTTAGCATATTTGCaggggaaggaggatatCGAAACGATTTTCTCCTCGTCTTACATGGAACGTGCAAATCAGCCAGGGGCATTGCTGGGGCATACCCAGTCACTTGAAGCTCGAATGATCCAGGTGGGAGACAAAGAACCCAGTTCCTTTAATGGAGCACTGTATCTTCAGGTAAATTTGCACAGCATGCGTGATGACAGGGTAGACCTGTGGATACACTCTCACCCTGCCCATCGGAAATTTCTGGACCATGATTACAGCACGGATCATGATACTAAATTGAACGTGCTTGCTCTTTCAATGAGTCATCGGTACTACTTCCATCGCGAAGATGAAAGTCGAGACAAACAGGGTCTATGGTATGATTCCGAGGGAAGCGTACTCGGCACCTCCGGTGGCATAGATTTCATTTTTCTGGTCGATGTATTGATTGTCGAAACTCGAGATGGACTCAGTCGACGAGTGACTACAGGCATGGTCGAGCTTCATGACTGGATTTCTGCGTCGCCTGAATTTCGGAACTTCATACTGGTTTGA
- a CDS encoding uncharacterized protein (COG:S;~EggNog:ENOG410PKX7;~InterPro:IPR009306;~PFAM:PF06131) — MAVRRSARLRSRQATEEPEAPADPVVTNNNAPCDTNNHNNSENTSEIDTTMARLGKQPERLPPVVEHEEPADAAKDAPVQRSRKRTKTETASKRKSKVEVKEPVAEVTPAIAESQSKTDATEPVVAETEKEPTPKVMAEPAAAETEKRPITKAIPEPALKLSTPEKSIPTLKGTPVNRNTPVQKNTPVHRSTPVHKSTPTRTPSSTLVRPSHQEMHPSKVRQSTTKQADSGLILGFKPIKKDAEGKVIKDTLADNTPTKAKASPAPYYGTPAFEFKFSCDSQLSDEAKKLMETVREDAAKIKAQMTLEPDQNRAEAADRKIVQPKGKASRFSDVHMAEFKKMDSIAGHASAFRATPGRFQPVVKSLKRTNSKARLDDSDRNSPSPSKIARPSPALAAPASNKRVKHDKADDASTRRPAAASPPKPVQPRPRSTVRSSLMTPTRSSAARASSVTAKPPRTSMIPSLVRSPAAKPADVPRTPQTEFNPRLKSNLPTLGNLKSILRRHQPLFSKDPAKIAAGTHVAAPDFTSNLLFGSRGTTEEPAQTPSPKKRVEFTPSVKARHEEVMFSPSPSKVPVASPSRTISDVVYPTLPVLTPEQNRVNTKSPAQATPTIRHVRPSDVHANPLPEVAGVPHGIGHKKRTRESGEDTKTNDLPEVAGVPHGIGQKKRNRAALEDETDTENVPPVDTTADARSAKRMKMTSPSPIKAPILSARKAAAPSPTKAATPSPIKPRSHTPLRSATTSRMSTPRISTPASVRARNRGVLSVSRLNMLAQPKNRG, encoded by the exons atggcggtTCGACGGTCCGCCCGCCTGCGCAGCCGCCAGGCCACCGAG GAGCCTGAGGCCCCTGCCGACCCCGTCGTCACTAACAACAACGCCCCCTGCGACACGAACAATCACAACAACTCCGAGAACACGTCCGAAATCGACACAACCATGGCTCGTCTCGGCAAACAGCCGGAGAGATTGCCTCCCGTCGTGGAGCACGAGGAGCCAGCTGATGCTGCTAAGGATGCCCCCGTGCAGCGGTCGCGGAAGAGGACCAAGACTGAGACCGCGTCTAAGAGAAAGTCCAAGGTTGAAGTTAAAGAGCCTGTTGCTGAGGTGACTCCGGCGATCGCTGAGTCTCAGTCCAAGACGGATGCGACTGAACCAGTTGTTGCTGAGACTGAAAAGGAGCCTACTCCCAAGGTTATGGCTGAgcccgctgctgctgagaCTGAAAAGAGACCTATTACCAAGGCTATACCTGAACCTGCTTTGAAGCTATCGACTCCTGAAAAATCTATCCCCACTCTCAAGGGCACGCCTGTCAACAGAAATACGCCAGTCCAGAAGAACACACCCGTCCACAGAAGCACGCCCGTCCACAAAAGCACACCCACCAGAACTCCCTCCAGCACCCTCGTGCGTCCGTCCCACCAAGAAATGCACCCCAGCAAGGTCCGCCAGAGCACCACCAAACAGGCAGACTCCGGTCTGATCCTGGGCTTCAAGCCCATCAAGAAGGATGCCGAAGGCAAGGTGATCAAGGACACCCTCGCCGACAACACCCCTACCAAAGCCAAGGCCTCACCCGCTCCTTACTATGGCACACCCGCGTTCGAGTTCAAGTTTTCCTGCGACTCGCAGCTCAGTGACGAGGCGAAGAAGCTCATGGAGACCGTGCGCGAGGATGCTGCTAAGATCAAAGCCCAGATGACCCTGGAACCCGACCAGAACCGCGCCGAGGCAGCGGACCGGAAGATCGTGCAgcccaagggcaaggccagCCGCTTCAGCGATGTGCACATGGCCGAATTCAAGAAGATGGACTCCATTGCTGGTCACGCGTCGGCTTTCCGTGCCACCCCGGGACGCTTCCAGCCAGTGGTCAAGTCACTCAAGAGAACCAACTCCAAGGCGCGTTTGGACGATTCGGACCGCAActcgccatcaccatccaagATTGCACGTCCATCACCTGCCCTTGCTGCCCCTGCTAGCAACAAACGCGTCAAGCACGACAAGGCCGATGATGCATCGACGCGTCGTCCCGCTGCAGCCAGCCCTCCCAAGCCTGTGCAACCCCGGCCCAGATCTACAGTGCGCAGCTCGTTGATGACCCCGACGCGGTCCTCTGCGGCGCGTGCTTCGTCCGTCACCGCAAAGCCGCCCCGCACCTCGATGATCCCGTCGCTCGTCCGGTCTCCAGCTGCGAAGCCGGCCGATGTGCCGCGCACGCCTCAGACGGAATTCAACCCTCGGCTGAAGAGCAACTTGCCCACTTTGGGTAACCTGAAGTCgatcctccgccgccaccagCCTTTGTTCTCCAAGGACCCTGCTAAGATTGCCGCGGGCACCCACGTGGCTGCTCCAGACTTTACCTCGAACCTGCTGTTCGGATCGCGAGGCACCACGGAGGAGCCTGCGCAGACGCCGTCGCCCAAGAAGCGCGTGGAGTTCACTCCTAGTGTGAAGGCCCGCCACGAGGAGGTTATGTTctcgccatctccatcgaAAGTTCCGGTTGCCAGTCCCTCGCGGACCATTTCCGACGTTGTCTATCCCACACTGCCGGTGTTGACTCCGGAGCAGAACAGGGTCAACACCAAGTCTCCCGCCCAAGCGACCCCTACCATCCGCCATGTCCGCCCGTCAGATGTCCATGCCAACCCTCTGCCTGAGGTTGCAGGCGTGCCGCACGGAATCGGCCACAAGAAGAGGACTCGTGAGAGTGGTGAAGACACCAAGACTAATGATCTCCCTGAGGTCGCAGGTGTCCCTCATGGCATcggccagaagaagagaaaccgCGCTGCCCTCGAGGATGAGACCGACACTGAGAATGTGCCGCCCGTCGACACAACCGCGGACGCGCGCAGTGCTAAACGAATGAAAATGACCTCGCCCTCTCCGATCAAGGCGCCCATTTTGAGTGCCCGCAAGGCTGCGGCCCCTAGCCCAACCAAAGCCGCGACTCCCAGCCCCATCAAGCCTCGCTCGCACACTCCCCTCCGGTCGGCGACGACCAGCCGCATGAGCACTCCACGCATCAGCACCCCGGCCAGTGTGCGCGCACGCAACCGGGGCGTGTTGAGCGTCAGCCGCTTGAACATGCTGGCGCAGCCGAAGAATCGTGGCTAG